One segment of Paenibacillus rhizovicinus DNA contains the following:
- a CDS encoding 3-oxoacyl-[acyl-carrier-protein] synthase III C-terminal domain-containing protein, with the protein MNAVYITSIGKFLPGSPIDNDEMEAYLGRIGGKSSKAMRRILDQNKIQYRHYAIDKEQQSLYSNAEMAAGAIRDALERNHADLVNQVDFLAVGTTQGDLLVPGFASMVHAETGLPVMEIATHHGVCGSGMQAIKNAYLQVQSGEKKAAISCASEFPSRVFKHTRFEAQAKFMDRPIPFDTDFLRFMLSDGAGAAVLQHQPSDQGLSLRIEWIDNQSYANLYDTCMYAGMNKDSTYGKQASWLDYASIHEAADEGAINLKQDIRLVDEMPKVGVKRFFELVDEGRVDPSAIDWMVCHYSSHYFRDEIFRLMQLGGMTIPEDRWFTNLYTKGNTGAASIYIMLEELLNEGYLKPGEQVLCMVPESGRFQTSYMLLTVVGSDNRTTAPYMERQPEAPALAFDSSDSVQAYLVRRLVNVWIDFEQKLAHVPIIHKLYSGKFTLEDYMLLMENIRQQVIDGSQWIARAASYIAIEHIELRSMFIAHARDEHRDFQILERNYVSVGGDLAVIQAGEKNIGSEALSAYLFQRASRENPVDLMGAMWIIEGLGCRMARYWGEAIRDQLRLNDDQVSFLLYHSDSDEKHFERLEAGIQHPMLTMELAERIIKTAKTTARLYLLQLEELGNL; encoded by the coding sequence ATGAATGCTGTATATATCACGAGTATCGGGAAGTTCCTGCCCGGTTCACCCATCGACAACGATGAAATGGAAGCATACCTCGGAAGAATAGGCGGAAAAAGCTCGAAGGCGATGCGGCGTATTCTGGATCAGAACAAAATTCAATATCGCCATTATGCCATCGATAAAGAGCAGCAAAGCCTGTATTCAAATGCAGAAATGGCAGCCGGCGCGATTCGCGACGCGCTTGAGCGTAACCATGCCGATCTAGTTAACCAAGTCGACTTTCTAGCGGTCGGCACGACCCAGGGCGACCTGCTGGTGCCCGGGTTTGCCAGTATGGTCCATGCCGAAACCGGCCTCCCCGTCATGGAAATCGCGACACATCATGGCGTGTGCGGCAGCGGCATGCAGGCGATCAAGAATGCCTACCTCCAAGTGCAGTCCGGCGAGAAGAAAGCCGCCATCTCCTGTGCCAGCGAGTTTCCGAGCCGCGTATTCAAGCATACCCGCTTTGAAGCGCAGGCTAAATTCATGGATCGTCCGATCCCGTTCGATACGGATTTCCTTCGGTTCATGTTGTCCGACGGCGCAGGCGCCGCCGTGCTGCAGCATCAACCGAGCGATCAAGGCTTATCCCTCCGAATCGAGTGGATCGATAACCAATCGTACGCCAATCTGTATGACACTTGCATGTATGCCGGCATGAATAAAGATAGCACTTATGGCAAGCAAGCGAGCTGGTTGGATTACGCCTCCATTCACGAAGCGGCGGATGAGGGGGCTATCAATTTGAAACAGGACATTCGCCTTGTGGACGAAATGCCGAAAGTAGGCGTGAAACGTTTCTTCGAGCTCGTGGACGAAGGCAGAGTGGATCCTTCGGCGATCGATTGGATGGTGTGCCACTACTCCTCCCATTATTTTCGCGACGAGATCTTCCGTCTGATGCAGCTTGGCGGGATGACTATCCCCGAAGACAGATGGTTTACGAACCTCTATACCAAAGGAAACACAGGGGCCGCCTCGATCTATATCATGCTGGAGGAACTGCTCAACGAGGGATATCTGAAGCCGGGCGAACAAGTGTTGTGCATGGTTCCGGAGAGCGGGAGATTTCAGACATCCTATATGCTATTAACCGTTGTCGGAAGCGATAACAGGACGACCGCCCCGTACATGGAGCGCCAGCCGGAAGCGCCGGCGTTGGCCTTCGATTCTTCCGATTCGGTGCAGGCGTACTTAGTGCGGCGGCTGGTTAATGTATGGATTGATTTTGAGCAAAAACTGGCTCATGTACCGATCATTCATAAACTGTACAGCGGCAAATTCACGCTTGAAGATTACATGCTGCTCATGGAGAACATACGGCAGCAGGTCATTGACGGGTCGCAGTGGATCGCGCGCGCCGCCTCGTACATTGCGATCGAGCATATCGAACTGCGCTCGATGTTCATCGCCCATGCCCGCGACGAGCACCGCGACTTTCAAATACTGGAACGCAATTACGTGTCCGTGGGAGGGGATCTTGCAGTCATTCAGGCCGGGGAGAAGAATATCGGCAGCGAAGCGCTGTCCGCTTATCTGTTTCAACGGGCAAGCCGCGAGAATCCGGTCGATCTGATGGGTGCGATGTGGATTATTGAAGGTCTTGGCTGCCGTATGGCGCGGTACTGGGGCGAGGCCATCCGTGATCAACTCCGCTTGAACGACGATCAAGTATCGTTCTTGCTCTATCACAGCGACTCGGACGAGAAACATTTCGAGCGACTGGAAGCCGGCATTCAGCATCCGATGCTGACGATGGAGCTTGCCGAACGGATCATTAAAACCGCGAAAACGACGGCGCGCTTGTATCTCTTACAACTAGAGGAGCTAGGGAATCTATGA
- a CDS encoding shikimate kinase, with protein MIVEKGAKKKRNIVLVGMSGAGKSTLGVLLAKALGMDFVDTDLVIQQQEGRLLQAIIDQDGIEAFMAVEESVVSALQVNDCIIATGGSVIYSEKAMHALRQGGQIVYLHVSYEEIMRRLGNVATRGIVMKNGHTLQDVYEERVPLYRQYSDVTIDCAKKEIEQCVREIVELL; from the coding sequence ATGATTGTCGAGAAGGGTGCGAAGAAGAAGCGGAATATCGTGCTTGTCGGAATGTCCGGAGCGGGCAAAAGCACGCTGGGCGTGCTGCTTGCCAAAGCATTAGGCATGGATTTCGTGGATACGGATCTCGTGATCCAACAGCAGGAAGGCAGGCTGCTGCAAGCAATCATCGATCAGGACGGCATCGAAGCCTTCATGGCCGTTGAAGAGTCGGTCGTGTCGGCATTGCAGGTGAACGATTGTATCATAGCCACGGGCGGAAGCGTGATCTATTCCGAGAAAGCGATGCATGCCCTACGGCAGGGCGGGCAGATCGTGTACTTGCATGTTTCTTATGAAGAAATTATGAGGCGTCTCGGCAACGTCGCAACCCGGGGTATTGTCATGAAGAACGGCCATACGCTGCAGGACGTTTACGAGGAAAGGGTCCCTCTGTACAGGCAGTATAGCGATGTGACGATCGATTGCGCGAAGAAGGAGATCGAACAGTGCGTTCGTGAGATCGTAGAGCTGCTGTGA
- a CDS encoding mandelate racemase/muconate lactonizing enzyme family protein, with protein MQEQTYEETLAHVSTHSNPSELRITDIRFTDIVGAPFHSSLIKVYTNQGLVGFGEVRDGADKVYAQLAKSRLLGENPCSIDKLFRRIKQFGGHSRQGGGVSGLEIALWDLAGKAYGVPIYQMLGGKFRDKIRMYCDTEVSGKDTGTAMGEALKKRMDAGFTFLKMDLGIGQLINTPGTLSAPLGFLEEMQEKSRNRYKQNFDGMTADQIRDVSNRHYDIYNIPHPFTGIHVTEAGLDVLEQYVADVRAVIGYQVPLAIDHFGHIGLEDCIKLGRRIDKFNLAWMEDMIPWQYTEQYARLSRAVTTPICTGEDIYLKENFLPLLQAGGVSVIHPDVLTTGGILETKKIGDMAQDYGVSMAIHMAESPIACLAAAHVAAATENFLALEYHSCEVEWWDDIVIGAKLPQKLVQNGFITMTDAPGLGIDDLNDEVLAQHLHPDIPGLWESTDNWNKHHSNDRLWS; from the coding sequence ATGCAGGAACAAACCTATGAAGAAACGCTAGCCCACGTATCGACCCATTCGAATCCGTCGGAGCTGCGCATCACAGATATTCGTTTCACCGACATCGTCGGCGCTCCGTTCCACAGCAGCTTGATCAAAGTGTATACCAACCAGGGATTGGTCGGCTTCGGCGAAGTGCGAGACGGCGCTGACAAAGTGTATGCGCAGCTTGCCAAGAGCCGGCTGCTAGGCGAGAATCCATGCAGCATCGACAAACTGTTTCGCCGCATCAAACAATTCGGCGGCCATTCCCGTCAAGGCGGCGGCGTAAGCGGACTTGAGATCGCACTGTGGGATTTGGCCGGCAAGGCGTACGGCGTTCCGATCTATCAAATGCTGGGCGGCAAGTTCCGCGATAAAATCCGCATGTACTGCGACACGGAGGTCTCCGGCAAAGATACGGGCACAGCCATGGGAGAAGCGCTGAAGAAACGCATGGATGCCGGGTTTACGTTCCTCAAGATGGACCTTGGCATCGGGCAGCTGATCAATACGCCCGGGACCCTCAGCGCTCCGCTCGGCTTCCTTGAAGAAATGCAGGAGAAATCCAGGAACCGCTACAAGCAGAATTTCGACGGCATGACCGCCGACCAAATTCGGGACGTTAGCAACCGTCATTACGACATTTACAATATCCCGCATCCATTCACGGGCATCCACGTGACAGAGGCAGGTCTGGATGTACTGGAACAATACGTAGCGGACGTTCGCGCCGTAATCGGCTATCAGGTGCCGCTCGCCATCGATCACTTCGGCCATATCGGCCTTGAAGATTGCATCAAGCTTGGCCGCCGCATCGATAAATTCAATCTGGCCTGGATGGAAGATATGATTCCATGGCAGTACACGGAGCAATATGCGAGATTGTCGCGCGCGGTGACGACGCCGATCTGTACGGGCGAAGATATCTATCTGAAGGAAAACTTCCTGCCGCTTCTCCAAGCCGGCGGCGTCTCCGTCATTCACCCCGATGTCTTGACGACGGGCGGCATTCTGGAAACGAAGAAAATCGGCGATATGGCGCAGGATTACGGCGTCTCGATGGCCATCCATATGGCGGAAAGCCCGATCGCCTGCCTGGCGGCCGCACATGTTGCAGCAGCTACGGAGAACTTCCTCGCGCTCGAATATCACTCCTGCGAAGTCGAGTGGTGGGATGATATCGTCATTGGTGCCAAACTGCCGCAGAAACTGGTGCAGAACGGGTTCATCACCATGACGGACGCGCCTGGACTAGGCATCGACGACCTGAACGACGAAGTGCTCGCGCAGCATCTGCATCCCGATATTCCGGGCCTATGGGAGTCGACAGACAATTGGAATAAACATCATTCCAACGACCGGCTTTGGAGCTAG
- a CDS encoding GntR family transcriptional regulator, with protein sequence MSTISSSQVEYPNNSISEHVYAGLKKDILALILQPGTRLIVTEIAGKYQISQAPVREALERLKQEGLITGIPNKGSVVSTITAKEIKDIFVLRKIIEGFAIRQSMPLLTEEDYDYLHCLIDEMETANKRNEMLRTLELDMAFHAFFYERCDNQAVLELWNHMQTKVMRFMASFDDIHANNVLAERHLHLVDTLRSGDADAAEAAFIEHMQAYRNIDLD encoded by the coding sequence GTGAGCACCATTAGCAGCAGTCAGGTGGAGTATCCCAACAATTCAATCAGTGAGCATGTTTATGCGGGTTTGAAGAAGGACATTCTCGCGCTGATTCTCCAGCCGGGCACCCGGTTAATCGTCACCGAGATTGCGGGGAAATATCAAATCAGCCAAGCGCCCGTACGCGAGGCCTTGGAGCGGTTGAAGCAGGAAGGCTTGATTACCGGCATTCCGAACAAAGGCTCGGTCGTATCCACGATCACGGCCAAAGAAATCAAGGATATCTTCGTCCTGCGCAAGATTATCGAAGGGTTCGCCATCCGGCAATCCATGCCGTTGTTGACGGAGGAAGATTATGACTATCTTCATTGCCTCATCGACGAGATGGAAACCGCCAACAAGCGCAACGAGATGCTGCGCACCTTGGAATTGGATATGGCGTTCCACGCTTTCTTCTACGAACGATGCGATAATCAAGCCGTCTTGGAACTGTGGAATCACATGCAAACCAAGGTCATGCGGTTCATGGCGAGCTTCGACGACATCCACGCGAACAATGTGCTGGCCGAACGGCATCTTCATCTCGTCGATACGCTCCGTTCGGGCGACGCGGACGCGGCGGAGGCTGCGTTTATCGAACACATGCAGGCCTACAGGAATATCGATCTTGATTAG
- a CDS encoding mannonate dehydratase, which yields MQLAEFFSSQPTQLWQLAKQMNVNYAVGGLPWEEKTEKPWDLMPLIRMKQRYADHGLTLSVIESMPPSNHIKLGTAGRDEEIEVFQKFLINMGAAGIPVLCYNFMAQFNWFRTSTTTNTRGGALVSSYDHSLMKDAPLTEAGIVTEEQLWENLQYFMERIVPVAEEAKVRLALHPDDPPITPIRGVSRILRSAAALQRAIDLVPSAYNGITLCQGTLATAGDDIPTVIRDFAKQDKLFFVHFRDVKGTPEKFEETFHDDGKTNMLEAMKTYFEVGYAGPARPDHVPTMAGENNDNPGYELLGRLYGIGYINGLIEAASAV from the coding sequence ATGCAGCTTGCGGAATTTTTCTCTTCCCAACCAACCCAATTGTGGCAGCTCGCGAAGCAAATGAACGTTAATTACGCCGTTGGAGGTCTTCCTTGGGAAGAGAAAACCGAGAAGCCTTGGGATCTAATGCCGCTGATCCGGATGAAGCAGCGGTACGCGGACCATGGTCTTACGTTGTCCGTCATCGAATCTATGCCTCCGAGCAACCATATCAAGCTTGGCACGGCAGGCCGCGATGAAGAAATCGAGGTCTTCCAGAAGTTCCTGATCAACATGGGAGCGGCCGGAATCCCGGTGCTCTGCTACAATTTCATGGCACAGTTCAACTGGTTCCGCACGTCCACGACGACGAACACGCGCGGCGGGGCGCTGGTATCCAGCTACGATCATAGCCTTATGAAAGACGCGCCTCTGACGGAGGCGGGGATCGTAACGGAAGAACAATTGTGGGAGAATCTTCAGTATTTCATGGAACGGATCGTGCCTGTTGCCGAGGAGGCCAAGGTGAGGCTTGCGCTTCACCCGGACGACCCGCCGATCACGCCGATTCGCGGCGTCTCCCGCATTCTGCGCAGCGCGGCCGCGCTGCAGCGCGCGATTGATTTGGTGCCTAGCGCCTATAACGGCATCACGCTGTGCCAAGGAACGCTGGCAACGGCCGGCGACGATATTCCGACGGTCATCCGCGATTTCGCCAAGCAGGACAAGCTGTTCTTCGTCCACTTCCGCGACGTGAAGGGAACGCCGGAGAAGTTCGAAGAAACCTTCCACGATGACGGTAAAACGAACATGCTGGAAGCGATGAAAACCTATTTCGAAGTCGGATACGCCGGACCTGCAAGACCGGACCACGTTCCGACGATGGCCGGCGAGAACAATGACAATCCGGGCTACGAGCTGCTCGGCAGGCTCTATGGCATTGGCTATATTAACGGATTGATCGAAGCTGCTTCGGCCGTGTAG
- a CDS encoding ABC transporter substrate-binding protein, producing MSRKKRAIVPVLGLSLMLAATACGNNGGSNGDNAANAANAGNSNKGGETKAENVTLGMMWWGADERHEATKKALELYTQQHANVTFKPEYMAWDAYWQKLPTLAASKTIPDILQMDAAYIQEYVARGQLEDLSDIDLSGIVDPNVIENLKIGGKLYGIPLSQNAQGIAFNKPELEQYGIPLPQKNWTYDEYFQWARDARAKLPEGKYPIGDSTDWGGFNLYQTSMGKEPVMSDGGKKFYLDKDLFMTYYKTYEEFRKSKIVPPAEKGAAFLENDPQADPMASGVVMTRGATTGSVSALEQLMPGKVGVVNEPTGPAGGGWAQSTIFLSVSANSKHPEDAKNFLKWFITDKEAGKTLGLTRGIPINPEIYKELEPTLTDKDKLGKEIYDQSVEKALPFYSAAAGYSEWVDTYLKEMTAVAYGQGSIEKAYDKINKMGMDLAAKAASGS from the coding sequence ATGAGTAGAAAAAAACGCGCAATTGTTCCAGTGCTAGGTTTGTCCTTGATGCTCGCGGCGACAGCTTGCGGCAACAATGGAGGCAGCAACGGCGATAACGCCGCAAACGCTGCGAACGCCGGCAACAGCAACAAGGGCGGCGAGACGAAGGCGGAGAACGTTACGCTAGGCATGATGTGGTGGGGAGCGGACGAGCGCCATGAAGCGACCAAGAAAGCACTGGAGCTCTATACGCAGCAGCATGCGAACGTAACCTTCAAGCCGGAATACATGGCCTGGGATGCTTATTGGCAGAAGCTTCCGACGCTCGCGGCTTCCAAGACGATTCCGGATATCCTGCAAATGGATGCCGCTTATATCCAGGAGTATGTCGCCCGCGGACAGCTGGAAGACCTGTCCGATATCGACCTCAGCGGAATCGTGGATCCGAACGTCATCGAGAACTTGAAAATCGGCGGTAAACTGTACGGCATTCCGCTCAGTCAGAACGCGCAGGGCATTGCGTTCAACAAACCGGAGCTGGAGCAATACGGCATTCCGCTTCCGCAGAAGAACTGGACGTACGACGAATACTTCCAATGGGCGAGAGATGCCCGCGCGAAGCTGCCGGAGGGCAAATATCCGATCGGCGACTCGACGGATTGGGGCGGCTTCAACTTGTATCAGACGTCGATGGGCAAAGAGCCGGTCATGTCCGACGGCGGCAAGAAGTTCTACCTCGACAAGGATTTGTTCATGACCTACTATAAGACGTACGAAGAGTTCCGCAAATCCAAGATCGTTCCGCCGGCCGAGAAAGGTGCGGCGTTCCTGGAGAACGACCCGCAAGCCGATCCGATGGCATCCGGCGTGGTCATGACCCGCGGCGCGACGACGGGTTCGGTAAGCGCGCTGGAGCAGTTGATGCCTGGTAAAGTAGGCGTCGTGAACGAGCCGACGGGTCCTGCGGGCGGCGGCTGGGCGCAATCGACCATCTTCCTGAGCGTCAGCGCGAACTCCAAGCATCCGGAAGACGCGAAGAATTTCCTGAAATGGTTCATTACGGACAAGGAAGCCGGCAAGACGCTCGGTCTGACGCGCGGTATTCCGATCAATCCGGAAATTTACAAAGAACTCGAACCGACGTTGACGGATAAAGACAAGCTGGGCAAAGAAATTTATGACCAGTCGGTCGAGAAGGCGCTGCCTTTCTATTCGGCCGCGGCAGGTTACTCCGAATGGGTGGACACGTATCTGAAAGAGATGACGGCCGTCGCGTACGGACAAGGATCCATCGAGAAAGCTTACGACAAAATCAATAAAATGGGCATGGACCTGGCAGCTAAGGCCGCATCCGGATCCTAA
- a CDS encoding carbohydrate ABC transporter permease — protein MNTMRFKWSNHLLLTLFSLLMLYPVIWWIGASLKKTSELGLPTIWPSTPMWSNYSSGWNFSDQYTFAHFFGNSLLMELGNVTGGVLTAAIVAYGFGRLNFKLRGFWFSILLLTMMLPGQVTVVPQYILFNKLGWVDSYIPLVLPHFFGGGAFFIFLLVQFIRGIPRDLDEAAKIDGTSVYGIFFRIILPLIKPALVTVAIFTFIWSWDDFFAQVLYISSVSKFTVGLALRMFIDQFDIKWGQLLAMSLLSIMPSAIIFLFAQKYFVEGIATTGLKG, from the coding sequence ATGAATACGATGCGATTCAAATGGTCCAACCATCTGTTACTAACTCTCTTCTCCCTCTTAATGCTTTATCCGGTGATTTGGTGGATCGGCGCTTCCTTGAAGAAGACCTCGGAGCTTGGGTTGCCGACGATTTGGCCTTCTACGCCGATGTGGTCGAATTACAGCAGCGGCTGGAATTTCTCCGACCAATACACCTTTGCCCACTTCTTCGGCAACTCGCTTCTGATGGAGCTTGGCAACGTAACCGGCGGCGTGCTGACGGCAGCGATCGTGGCCTACGGCTTCGGCCGGCTCAATTTCAAGCTTCGCGGCTTCTGGTTCTCGATCCTGCTGCTGACGATGATGCTTCCGGGTCAGGTAACCGTGGTGCCCCAGTATATTCTTTTCAACAAGCTCGGCTGGGTCGACAGCTACATTCCGCTGGTGCTGCCTCACTTCTTCGGCGGCGGAGCCTTCTTCATCTTCCTGCTCGTCCAGTTCATCCGCGGCATCCCGCGCGATTTGGACGAAGCGGCCAAGATCGACGGCACATCCGTGTACGGTATCTTCTTCCGCATTATTCTCCCGCTGATCAAGCCCGCGCTTGTCACGGTTGCCATCTTTACGTTCATCTGGAGCTGGGACGATTTCTTCGCCCAAGTGCTGTACATCAGTTCCGTCAGCAAGTTTACCGTAGGCCTTGCGCTGCGCATGTTTATCGACCAGTTCGATATTAAATGGGGCCAGCTGCTCGCGATGTCATTGCTGTCCATTATGCCTTCGGCCATCATCTTTTTGTTCGCGCAGAAGTATTTCGTCGAGGGGATAGCTACGACAGGTTTAAAAGGATAA
- a CDS encoding carbohydrate ABC transporter permease — protein sequence MKVSRKLRRNKGETNLAGYVFIAPWLIGFLCLTLWPVAQSFYLSFTDYSLLDAPVWTGTSNYHNIFTNDTTFTKSLSVTFIFVLVSVPLKLFFSLMVAMALNKNVRGMNIYRTAIYFPSLIGGSIAVAALWRNMFGLDGYVNQVLSWFGIEGVGWITNPHTSLGTLILLNTWQFGSTMVIFLAGLKQVPQELYESASVDGAGRVRKFISITLPMLSPVMFFNLVLGIIGSFQTFTSAFIITKGGPINSTYMYAMFLYEKAFKHYQMGYASALAWILLVIVALLTLLNFVASRYWVFYETDGGKAK from the coding sequence GTGAAAGTTTCCCGCAAACTGCGAAGAAACAAGGGAGAAACCAATTTAGCCGGCTATGTCTTCATCGCCCCGTGGCTGATCGGATTTCTTTGCTTGACATTATGGCCCGTCGCACAGTCCTTCTACTTATCCTTCACGGATTATTCGTTGCTGGATGCTCCGGTTTGGACGGGAACAAGCAATTACCACAATATCTTCACCAATGACACGACCTTTACCAAATCGCTGAGCGTAACGTTCATCTTCGTATTAGTCTCGGTTCCGTTAAAGCTGTTCTTCTCGCTGATGGTTGCGATGGCGCTGAACAAGAACGTCCGCGGAATGAACATCTACCGCACGGCGATCTACTTCCCCTCCCTGATCGGCGGCAGCATCGCAGTAGCCGCGCTATGGCGGAACATGTTCGGTCTAGACGGTTACGTCAACCAGGTGCTGTCCTGGTTCGGCATCGAAGGCGTAGGCTGGATCACGAATCCGCATACGTCGCTCGGGACGCTGATCCTGCTCAATACGTGGCAGTTCGGCTCGACGATGGTCATCTTCCTGGCCGGACTCAAGCAAGTTCCTCAAGAGCTGTACGAGTCGGCATCGGTCGACGGCGCAGGACGCGTCCGCAAATTCATCAGCATTACGCTGCCGATGCTCTCGCCGGTTATGTTCTTCAACCTGGTGCTCGGCATAATCGGCTCGTTCCAGACCTTCACCTCGGCCTTCATCATTACCAAGGGCGGTCCGATCAACTCCACTTACATGTATGCGATGTTCCTCTACGAGAAAGCGTTCAAGCATTACCAAATGGGATACGCTTCCGCGCTGGCTTGGATTCTGCTCGTTATCGTCGCCTTGCTGACCTTGCTTAATTTCGTGGCCTCGCGCTACTGGGTATTCTACGAAACGGACGGGGGGAAAGCCAAATGA
- a CDS encoding RraA family protein, giving the protein MKFDNPEDIVQLTAQWEGERFENGRPKVSDDVLRRMRKITLEEAWGPLWNRGYAFQFEGDFKIIHPDKIMVGRAVTAVLVPKRPDLHETLLKYGHEQEGRKGFFNQWVIDSLVEDDVAVVDMFDKVHLGTYVGGNLSTAISTRTKRGGAVIWGGIRDNQQVVEIDNINVYYRGSDPTAIADVTMVGMNVPTRIGKAICLPGDVVLGTPSGVIFIPPHLAEITVVQAEKSQVRDIFGFVRLKEGVYSTAQIDAGWNTALWTDFVNWFNSDPAAKEYRHLTWEEELKDAVKYDEDDQKHDVRL; this is encoded by the coding sequence ATGAAATTTGATAATCCCGAAGATATCGTCCAGTTAACCGCGCAATGGGAAGGCGAACGGTTCGAGAACGGCCGTCCGAAAGTATCCGACGACGTGCTTCGCCGCATGCGGAAAATCACCTTGGAGGAAGCTTGGGGCCCGCTCTGGAATAGAGGCTACGCGTTTCAATTTGAAGGCGATTTCAAAATCATTCATCCCGATAAAATCATGGTCGGCCGTGCGGTAACGGCTGTCCTGGTTCCGAAACGCCCCGATCTGCATGAAACGCTGCTGAAATACGGCCACGAACAGGAAGGCCGCAAAGGCTTCTTCAACCAATGGGTCATTGATTCGCTCGTGGAAGACGACGTCGCGGTCGTCGACATGTTCGATAAGGTCCATCTGGGCACCTATGTAGGGGGCAACCTCTCCACTGCGATTTCGACCCGTACGAAACGGGGAGGCGCGGTCATCTGGGGCGGTATTCGCGATAATCAGCAAGTCGTCGAAATCGACAATATCAACGTCTACTACCGTGGGAGCGACCCTACGGCCATCGCGGACGTCACCATGGTCGGCATGAATGTTCCGACGCGCATCGGCAAGGCGATTTGCCTGCCGGGCGACGTTGTCCTCGGCACCCCGTCCGGCGTCATCTTCATTCCGCCTCATCTCGCGGAAATCACGGTCGTGCAAGCGGAGAAATCCCAAGTTCGCGACATCTTCGGCTTCGTCCGCCTCAAGGAAGGCGTCTACTCCACCGCCCAGATCGATGCCGGCTGGAATACGGCGCTCTGGACCGACTTTGTCAACTGGTTCAACTCCGACCCGGCTGCGAAAGAATATCGTCATTTAACTTGGGAGGAAGAGCTCAAGGACGCGGTGAAATACGACGAGGACGATCAGAAGCATGATGTCCGGCTGTAG
- a CDS encoding helix-turn-helix domain-containing protein, whose protein sequence is MLSEKLLYEDDVILTWMRNRFLQDLVCGGKQKSANLKESLSRLNLNPYFTYPAIALLEPISVTADEHEKILQLEEMRDYLQQWVPVGNVVFMDEQNRLALLFSWVSVNQLGTIQTMLSQQFDLLINIGVGKPCSHLCDVNQSYRQASRALQNKFYRGTGNIIHYSELTRYVTFGEYPTDAEKVLHDALKAADSDADIEAAVEAFYDALLAQGPIDTKEIYELTARLLIGTEKKLLANPNYDSACNKFEIMSIVGMQTLQEIKAYVSQFFIGVCAVMLPDQKESHRSIIKKSIQLMEQEYQAASLQSVAQKVYMTPTYLSLLFKLNTGTTFIEHLTHIRIEKAKQLLDNTHYKNYEVAEQVGYQDPRYFSQIFKRKVGLSPTEYRESAGKS, encoded by the coding sequence GTGCTGAGCGAAAAGCTGTTGTATGAAGACGACGTAATCTTGACTTGGATGAGAAATAGATTTCTGCAGGATCTTGTCTGCGGAGGCAAACAGAAGAGCGCGAATTTGAAAGAAAGCTTGTCCCGATTGAATTTGAATCCCTACTTTACCTATCCTGCGATAGCGCTGCTCGAGCCGATATCGGTGACGGCCGACGAGCATGAGAAGATCCTGCAATTGGAAGAAATGCGGGATTATCTGCAGCAATGGGTACCGGTCGGCAATGTCGTGTTCATGGATGAACAGAATCGGCTGGCCTTGTTATTCTCGTGGGTTTCCGTCAATCAGCTGGGAACCATTCAGACGATGCTGAGCCAGCAGTTCGATCTGCTCATCAATATCGGGGTAGGCAAGCCATGCAGCCATCTGTGCGACGTCAATCAATCGTACAGGCAAGCCTCCCGCGCGCTGCAGAACAAGTTTTACCGCGGCACGGGCAACATCATCCATTACAGCGAGCTTACCCGCTACGTGACGTTCGGCGAATATCCTACGGATGCGGAAAAAGTACTGCATGACGCCTTGAAGGCGGCCGACTCCGATGCCGACATTGAAGCGGCCGTCGAGGCCTTCTACGATGCGCTGCTTGCGCAAGGGCCGATCGATACGAAGGAAATATACGAATTGACGGCAAGGCTGCTGATCGGTACCGAGAAGAAGCTCCTCGCTAATCCCAACTATGACAGCGCTTGCAATAAGTTTGAAATCATGTCCATCGTGGGCATGCAGACGCTTCAGGAAATCAAAGCGTACGTCAGCCAGTTCTTCATCGGCGTGTGCGCCGTCATGCTGCCCGATCAGAAGGAAAGCCATCGCAGCATTATCAAGAAATCGATCCAGCTGATGGAGCAGGAGTATCAGGCGGCATCGCTGCAAAGCGTGGCGCAGAAGGTCTATATGACGCCGACCTACCTCAGTTTGCTCTTCAAACTGAATACCGGCACAACGTTCATCGAGCATTTGACCCATATCAGAATCGAGAAGGCGAAGCAGCTGCTGGACAACACGCATTACAAGAATTACGAGGTGGCCGAGCAGGTCGGCTATCAAGATCCGCGTTACTTCAGTCAAATATTCAAGCGCAAAGTCGGATTGTCGCCGACGGAATATCGGGAATCGGCAGGCAAATCCTAA